From a single Nakaseomyces glabratus chromosome F, complete sequence genomic region:
- the ESC1 gene encoding Esc1p (CAGL0F03971g~Ortholog(s) have role in chromatin silencing at telomere, negative regulation of gene silencing, telomere tethering at nuclear periphery and nuclear chromosome, telomeric region, nuclear periphery localization) produces MGDQEEERVPDAGSPSRKLELKVPSRGLGSRMRPLSGTKLRTRHVSGRALFGGRYNETPVLNISTLDDHRKSLQYIKSLISKGRQILKSASEDDKKAFTEIREFQRRETIRNKIVDKILTTDYDTLTRTTNTENHVAFDSSDVVIPDENDSQNLLEDDGEQGNINDGRSGSESEMEMGYHSEDCDDYEGVINDVEGDAPIKKLETQASNESIVILTDDESVVNESFEYAEDIQSTEFQSDTDQKKLPSDYEAQSNDGHQHVNNEDNDHNMYDDLFEEEGPSFGSNDNRALKVNSERLLEYEDSKHLTDILHDPLSYHFHTENHTDIQNEDDHDNQDISEENMSVSDNGDSDTSQNNIDFKQYMQPRNKSLLNDNVHSSSEQEFDHPSDKYSNVELIIDSEDGSDQHVADKFDSDIDDNHEYGELVSDNSNSESATEDDNRIENMEYIDQNRAYSDLEDGKDFPMASDHQYRTEAIDYEKMSQKEDELKQFLHEMADFQSIANDALNEIQASNNGERIELTKTDEIDSDRNSSNSTNDEDSDNDQTQYHSFIHEYNINSQSASNHTKENLLNYKEAKNTSNITVNEELGEENEHKDDIEQDNSTITDNVNTESSFNSDDKKEKDKKLVALLIHDSEYSSSSEDELNESENPIVYTSAFSTNPFTLETDSIRDLDFSKYIQSDSGNESNAGDSTEGLKIQKPQVYTEFDRTHLFNHNSETASDQSHSQTKCISQEEGNVSHIEHSSSIGNTENLLKYSPLYDNSINSGLQIKEDNHSGQDLDLNVEVGVEEESIPENSELHTTSIPEMSSKHFNMANELEILNDTELAKQNKPYMSLSPQPLEESNQQEISRSIHIEDFSSLKTSERGQLSANLEINIDSNSPSPVIDQKLDLEGSRSGSNSDIEDNTKFEEVPETQRVENEIDSRYKNSINSDSGVEDFRSISVLSNMELPNNLEDNITSKDTLVIEEFNKSDLFLEKETSNSGDNIKLDTVDEKTVSSTNSLKRKREDPDFIMSNEYHDRSPLKLRKLSSTSSSFFSTVKSVFSVAKLFFKKMELEELIDITDNTTADEIMTPDQYQTESEVENYLSSDKESRTTSNNDMIKSSDDSINNDLNSTDIPSSIEHTEDNKENGNNNVILKQLQILERLSNGISGQYDSIDIDDTQLDDIEEEPDLIESDSSIEIPLNPSKLYNLESDTNVVLNDISITDSGITTPFESDIEGETDISGTIANNDINSTFDNGGDQGIEPKVIDQVEGDQPAVTSNITEESIGQSDSTDLNGITENIKESGENRGAAGSSEEPEKIVNGENVTNANRKTEELNLKDDINNSSEPIAVRVHREVDSELKYIDHKPEPLDTTAKIEELKEMHSGENNEDTNKIVISSPKQVKKKKRNTKSRTRSKSITNSPKRVNSKRNSRSSKAESNVNPSIGEGTSKSKSNKRTTRSTRRMYTRSQKK; encoded by the coding sequence ATGGGTGAtcaggaagaagaaagggTACCTGATGCAGGATCTCCCAGTAGAAAATTAGAGTTGAAAGTTCCATCAAGAGGTTTAGGTAGTAGGATGAGGCCATTAAGTGGTACTAAGCTAAGAACGAGACATGTTAGTGGGAGAGCGCTTTTTGGGGGCCGATACAATGAAACACCGGTATTGAATATATCTACACTTGATGATCATAGAAAGTCCCTTCAGTATATAAAGTCCTTGATTTCGAAGGGCCGACAGATTTTGAAGTCTGCTTCCGAAGATGACAAAAAAGCCTTCACTGAGATACGAGAGTTTCAAAGAAGGGAAACGATAAGGAATAAGATTGTAGATAAGATATTAACTACAGATTATGATACCCTTACCAGAACAACAAACACAGAAAATCATGTTGCATTTGATAGCTCTGATGTTGTAATACCAGATGAGAACGACTCTCAAAATTTACTTGAAGATGACGGCGAACAAGGAAACATCAATGACGGTAGATCCGGAAGTGAATCTGAAATGGAGATGGGATATCATTCCGAAGATTGCGATGATTATGAAGGTGTAATTAATGATGTTGAAGGCGACGCTCCAATTAAAAAGTTGGAAACCCAAGCAAGCAATGAGTCAATAGTTATACTTACAGATGACGAATCGGTAGTTAATGAATCTTTTGAATATGCAGAAGACATTCAGTCTACTGAGTTTCAATCGGATACagatcaaaagaaattacCATCTGATTATGAAGCTCAAAGTAATGATGGACACCAACATGTGaataatgaagataatgatCATAATATGTATGATGATTtgtttgaagaagagggTCCCTCGTTTGGAAGTAATGACAATAGAGCTCTAAAGGTCAATAGCGAACGACTACTAGAGTATGAAGATTCTAAACATCTAACTGACATACTACATGATCCACTGAGTTACCATTTCCATACAGAAAATCATACAGATATAcaaaatgaagatgatcaTGACAACCAAGACAtttctgaagaaaataTGAGCGTGTCTGATAACGGAGATTCTGACACATCACAAAACAACATAGACTTCAAACAATATATGCAACCCAGGAATAAAAGTTTGTTAAATGACAATGTCCATTCATCAAGTGAACAAGAATTTGACCACCCATCAGACAAATATTCGAATGTTGAACTGATTATTGATAGTGAAGATGGTAGTGATCAACATGTAGCTGACAAATTTGACAgtgatattgatgataacCATGAATACGGTGAACTTGTAAGTGATAACAGTAACTCAGAGTCCGCTACAGAAGATGACAATAGGATTGAAAACATGGAGTATATTGACCAAAATAGAGCTTATTCAGATCTAGAGGATGGAAAGGACTTTCCTATGGCCAGTGATCACCAATATCGAACCGAAGCAATTGACTATGAGAAGATGTCGcaaaaagaagatgaactTAAACAATTTTTACATGAAATGGCAGATTTCCAAAGTATTGCAAATGATGCGTTAAATGAAATCCAGGCTAGCAATAATGGTGAACGAATAGAATTAACTAAGACAGATGAAATCGATTCGGACCGTAATTCCAGTAATTCTACGAATGATGAAGACTCAGATAATGATCAAACTCAATATCATTCTTTCATTCatgaatataatataaattctCAGAGTGCATCAAATCatacaaaagaaaacttgCTGAACTACAAAGAAGCTAAAAATACTTCAAATATTACAGTAAATGAAGAATTAGGGGAAGAAAATGAACATAAAGATGATATTGAGCAAGACAATTCGACAATTACTGATAATGTCAATACAGAAAGCTCTTTTAACTCAGATGAtaagaaagagaaggatAAAAAGTTAGTGGCTTTGTTGATTCACGATTCCGAATACAGTTCCAGTAGTGAGGATGAATTGAATGAATCTGAAAACCCTATTGTTTATACTTCGGCATTTTCTACCAACCCTTTTACTCTGGAAACTGATAGCATTAGAGATTTAGATTTTTCCAAATACATTCAATCTGATAGCGGCAATGAGTCAAATGCTGGCGACAGTACTGAAGGATTAAAAATTCAGAAACCCCAAGTATACACAGAGTTTGATCGCACTCATCTTTTTAATCATAACTCCGAAACTGCAAGCGATCAGAGTCATTCTCAAACTAAATGCATATCCCAGGAAGAAGGCAATGTGAGCCATATTGAACATTCTAGTTCCATTGGAAATACAGAAAACTTACTAAAGTATTCCCCATTATATGATAACTCCATAAACAGTGGTCTACAAATTAAGGAAGACAATCACAGTGGTCAAGACTTGGACCTCAATGTGGAAGTTGGTGTAGAGGAAGAATCAATACCTGAAAACTCTGAATTGCACACCACTTCCATACCTGAAATGTCTTCTAAACATTTTAATATGGCTAATGAACTTGAAATATTGAATGACACTGAATTGGCTAAACAAAATAAACCATACATGAGTCTATCTCCTCAACCACTAGAAGAAAGCAACCAACAGGAGATTAGTAGAAGCATTCACATAGAAGATTTCTCATCCTTAAAGACTTCAGAGAGAGGACAACTATCCGCAAATTTAGAGATAAATATCGACTCTAATTCTCCATCTCCTGTGATTGATCAGAAACTAGATCTAGAAGGTTCCAGATCTGGAAGCAATTCTGATATAGAGGATAACACAAAATTTGAGGAAGTACCAGAAACACAAAGGGTTGAAAATGAGATTGATTCAAGATATAAGAATTCAATCAACAGTGATTCTGGAGTAGAAGATTTTCGTAGTATATCTGTTCTATCAAATATGGAATTACCTAATAACTTGGAAGATAATATCACATCGAAGGATACTCttgttattgaagaatttaATAAGTCTGATCTGTTTTTGGAAAAGGAAACTTCTAATTCTGGGGATAATATCAAACTGGACACTGTGGATGAAAAAACTGTAAGTTCAACCAATAGTTtaaagaggaagagagAGGATCCGGACTTCATAATGAGCAATGAATACCATGACAGGAGCCCATTAAAGCTAAGAAAATTATCTTCCACCTCAAGTAGTTTTTTCTCTACCGTGAAGTCGGTATTTTCAGTTGCtaagttattttttaaGAAAATGGAGCTTGAAGAGCTTATAGATATTACTGATAATACCACCGCCGATGAAATAATGACGCCGGACCAGTACCAGACTGAAAGTGAGGTGGAAAATTATCTCTCATCGGATAAAGAGTCACGTACTACATCAAATAATGACATGATAAAATCAAGTGATGATTCCATCAATAATGACCTTAATTCGACAGATATCCCATCAAGTATAGAGCATACTGAGgataacaaagaaaatggtaaTAACAATGtgattttgaaacaattacAGATACTGGAGAGGTTATCTAATGGAATTAGTGGCCAGTATGACTCGATTGATATTGACGATACCCAACTAgatgatattgaagaagaacctGATTTGATTGAATCGGATTCCAGTATTGAAATTCCACTGAATCCGAGCAAATTATACAACTTGGAAAGTGATACAAATGTGGTTCTTAACGATATCTCAATAACGGATAGTGGTATTACAACGCCATTTGAATCAGACATTGAGGGAGAAACTGATATATCCGGTACTATTGCGAACAACGATATTAACTCTACATTTGATAATGGTGGTGATCAAGGCATTGAACCTAAAGTTATTGATCAAGTGGAGGGTGATCAGCCAGCAGTAACAAGTAATATTACGGAAGAATCAATCGGTCAATCAGATTCTACTGATCTTAATGGTATAACCGAAAACATTAAAGAAAGTGGAGAAAACAGAGGAGCTGCAGGAAGTTCTGAAGAACCGGAGAAAATAGTAAATGGTGAAAATGTTACTAATGCTAATAGAAAAACTGAGGAACTTAATCTGAAAGATGATATCAACAACTCTTCTGAACCAATTGCTGTTAGAGTTCATAGAGAAGTTGATTCCGAACTTAAATATATCGATCATAAACCTGAGCCATTGGATACAACCGctaaaattgaagaacttaAAGAGATGCACTCAGGTGAAAACAATGAAGATACCAACAAAATAGTAATATCCTCTCCCAAACAagtaaaaaagaaaaaaaggaataCTAAGTCTAGAACTAGATCAAAATCGATTACTAATTCCCCCAAACGTGTGAATTCTAAAAGAAATAGTAGAAGTAGTAAAGCAGAGAGTAATGTAAACCCTTCTATTGGGGAGGGGACTTCAAAATCGAAATCCAACAAAAGAACTACTCGAAGCACTAGAAGAATGTATACCCGTTCTCagaaaaaatga
- the ERG8 gene encoding phosphomevalonate kinase (CAGL0F03993g~Ortholog(s) have phosphomevalonate kinase activity), whose amino-acid sequence MKNMERAYSAPGKVLLVGGYLVLDPKYDSYVVAVSSRMHAVVSEEKYNETLDGFHIQFTSPQFNNECWNYSVNSQNGYVPVEVSGNRNPFLEKTVLNVLSFIGPASGKTFPNVIKIDIYSDAGYHSQNNSITRSNGLKSFQFHKTGIAQVPKTGLGSSAGLVVVCTTALLSCFLNDNPLLDELDLIHNLSQLSHCQAQGKIGSGFDVAAAVYGSIKYRRFQPDLISRLPTLSSDNYREYRFEMSKLIKSNWNIKHESIVLPAGLRLVLGDVRGGSETVELVKKVKLWYTNNYPRSEEIYNNINEANLSFIDAMLQLQQLQKADNDKYKGLLKAINTGNDQQFKEILHLKAAIAKIRENFRLITQESGADIEPEAQTKLLDACSQLNGVIGGVVPGAGGYDAVSIISTEDTNLNENTTSSEFDSVTWLDLKQEAVGLKLENPEYYRDLN is encoded by the coding sequence ATGAAAAACATGGAAAGAGCATACAGTGCTCCAGGTAAAGTTTTACTGGTTGGTGGCTATCTTGTTTTGGATCCAAAATATGACTCCTACGTTGTAGCTGTATCATCGCGAATGCATGCTGTTGTTTCGGAAGAGAAGTATAACGAAACTTTAGATGGCTTCCACATTCAGTTTACCAGTCCTCAATTTAATAATGAGTGTTGGAATTATAGTGTTAATTCTCAAAATGGTTATGTGCCAGTCGAAGTTTCGGGGAATCGCAATCCATTTTTAGAGAAGACTGTGTTAAATGTTTTGAGTTTTATAGGACCTGCTAGTGGTAAAACGTTTCCAAATGTTATCAAGATAGATATTTACTCAGATGCAGGTTATCATAGTCAAAACAATAGCATCACTAGATCCAATGGCTTGAAAAGCTTTCAGTTTCATAAGACCGGTATAGCCCAAGTTCCAAAAACAGGATTGGGATCATCTGCTGGTCTAGTTGTGGTCTGTACCACTGCATTATTGAGTTGTTTCCTAAATGACAATCCATTGCTCGATGAACTTGATCTCATCCATAATCTATCACAATTATCACATTGTCAGGCACAGGGCAAGATCGGCAGTGGGTTTGATGTTGCAGCCGCTGTTTATGGTTCAATTAAGTACAGAAGATTTCAACCTGATTTAATATCTAGACTACCTACTTTATCAAGTGATAACTACAGAGAGTACAGATTCGAAATGAgtaaattaataaaatcaaattggAATATAAAACATGAATCCATTGTCTTGCCAGCAGGGTTGAGACTTGTGTTGGGTGATGTAAGGGGTGGTTCAGAGACTGTTGAGTTGgtgaaaaaagtgaaaCTATGGTACACTAATAACTACCCTAGAAGCGAAGAGATATACAACAACATCAATGAGGCAAATTTGAGTTTCATAGATGCGATGCTTCAATTACAGCAATTACAAAAAGCTGATAATGACAAGTACAAAGGTCTCTTGAAGGCAATAAATACTGGAAATGACCAACAGTTCAAGGAAATACTTCATCTGAAAGCGgcaattgcaaaaataaGGGAAAATTTCAGACTAATTACGCAAGAGTCTGGTGCTGATATTGAACCAGAAGCTCAAACCAAACTACTAGATGCCTGTTCACAGTTAAATGGTGTTATTGGAGGAGTTGTGCCTGGTGCCGGTGGTTACGACGCAGTATCCATTATCTCCACAGAAGATacaaatttgaatgaaaacACAACTAGCTCAGAATTCGATTCGGTTACCTGGTTGGATTTAAAACAAGAAGCAGTTGGTTTAAAGCTTGAAAACCCTGAATATTACAGAGATTTGAATTAG
- the FMP42 gene encoding Fmp42p (CAGL0F04015g~Ortholog(s) have fungal-type vacuole membrane, mitochondrion localization) translates to MTANKIKIAQVVCACIWCLFSAGIIFGFAALKPVLLQEGIYSDLCLKQDDLEVPEPCTKQDLKLNSMFAISAAVTNMMALPIGNILDNYGPRVTGIIGAGVLLSAAFCFIGSNSLQRLFDPYMTGYILLAMGGPFVFISSFQLANTFPKRSGSILALLTGAFDSSSALFLFYRLFYQNITAVSLKRFFTIYLCVPVFIFLCQLTIMPSQSYKSVAAMTKMAVEHLDEEGQLLSGDDGSTLITDPNDRRALLIESEHEIEQNMTDASEIRRKSVLEVYVEHNLQEKSGGVFGILHHYSLREQLKSLWFLLILIFSIVTMLRINYFIATIRSQEEYLLGDIEDAAKLNGIFDLLLPLGGVVSIPFIGYLLDSLDSLSTLSIVCAMSLFISMVGLLKSSYWLHLIGIIVFVVFRPFYYTVVSDITSKVFGFDNFGTVYGLMICICGICNIGQKWLDELTHTYFNMDPTPVNMALFIATLISCFSMLCYVYKQTENRGPEDNECQEQLLPSDGQ, encoded by the coding sequence ATGACTGCGAATAAGATTAAAATCGCACAAGTTGTTTGTGCATGTATTTGGTGTCTTTTCTCAGCTGGTATCATCTTTGGATTTGCAGCTTTAAAACCTGTGCTTCTACAAGAAGGTATATACAGTGACTTATGCTTAAAGCAAGATGATCTGGAGGTTCCTGAACCATGCACTAAACAGGATTTGAAACTAAACTCAATGTTTGCCATTAGCGCGGCTGTTACCAACATGATGGCATTACCGATTGGAAACATACTAGATAATTATGGACCACGCGTAACAGGTATCATTGGTGCAGGTGTCTTGCTCAGTGCAGCATTTTGCTTTATTGGGAGCAATAGTTTACAAAGACTATTTGATCCGTACATGACTGGCTACATACTGTTAGCAATGGGTGGACCCTTTGTTTTTATCTCTAGTTTCCAGCTAGCAAATACGTTCCCTAAAAGATCTGGTTCAATCCTTGCTTTATTAACTGGTGCGTTTGATTCATCATCAGCACTGTTTTTATTCTACAGGTTATTTTACCAGAATATTACTGCTGTTAGTTTAAAAAGGTTCTTCACCATATATTTATGCGTGCCAGTATTCATATTTCTTTGTCAATTGACTATCATGCCCTCTCAATCTTATAAAAGTGTGGCAGCCATGACCAAAATGGCAGTGGAGCATCTGGATGAAGAGGGTCAATTATTGAGTGGAGATGACGGGTCTACCCTCATAACAGATCCAAATGATAGAAGGGCACTTCTTATAGAGTCTGAACATGAAATTGAGCAGAACATGACCGATGCCAGTGAAATTAGAAGAAAGTCGGTGCTAGAAGTATATGTAGAGCACAATCTGCAAGAAAAATCGGGAGGTGTGTTTGGTATCTTACATCACTACTCTTTACGTGAGCAACTAAAGAGTCTATGGTTTCTTCTGattctaatattttctattgtaACTATGCTAAGGATAAATTACTTCATTGCCACCATTAGGTCGCAAGAGGAATATCTATTGGGTGATATTGAAGATGCAGCTAAGCTAAATGGTATTTTTGACTTATTACTTCCTCTGGGGGGTGTTGTATCAATACCGTTCATTGGATATTTATTAGACAGCTTGGATTCTTTGAGTACATTATCTATTGTTTGTGCGATGTCTTTATTCATCAGCATGGTAGGACTATTGAAAAGCTCATACTGGCTTCACCTAATTGGGATAATAGTATTTGTAGTATTCAGACCATTCTACTATACTGTAGTGTCAGATATCACATCCAAGGTCTTTGGTTTTGATAACTTTGGAACAGTATATGGGTTAATGATTTGTATTTGTGGTATTTGTAACATAGGCCAAAAATGGTTGGATGAGCTAACACACACCTATTTCAACATGGACCCAACACCAGTTAATATGGCACTATTTATTGCTACCTTAATTTCATGCTTCAGTATGCTATGCTACGTTTATAAGCAAACGGAAAATAGAGGTCCAGAAGACAATGAATGTCAGGAGCAACTTTTACCAAGTGATGGACAATAG